The Desulfovibrio sp. TomC genome segment CGTTCAAAGGTGGAGCGAGCCTTCGGCACTCTCAAGCGCGGCTATGGCTTTTTCCGAGCGAGATACCTCGGGCGGGCCAAGGTCGAGCTGGAGTTTCTCCTCAACGCCATGGCTTTCAACCTGAAAAAAGCCGCTTTAAAG includes the following:
- a CDS encoding transposase, with the protein product MERAFGTLKRGYGFFRARYLGRAKVELEFLLNAMAFNLKKAALKAGC